One genomic segment of Arcobacter porcinus includes these proteins:
- a CDS encoding AAA family ATPase: protein MINRIYIKNCLSFKEVELEFNRGLNIFTGPSGAGKSILMQEFLALFGLNEIKSEMAELTINNSKIKNEEFDISFEEDITLKSIKKDKTRYFLNSQTISKKSLADISNSLIKYLSLKDTSDFKSEVLIEFMDRYASKNFTGFTSLKNDFDTKYQEFVEVKKRLEKLREDEKNLEDLKEFAKFEISKIEEVNPKLGEYEELNNLKKALAKKEKIEQASKKASQIFESTSAVNELLEVLEQDSSFFDEAINELNNILEKSNDTLSELEDINIEETLTRIEQISALIKKFGSIEETILYKEQKQKELDSYNNISFEKDDLEKRYKELFEHVNNLANMLTKFRNQSRITLEKGVNEYLEFLYLNSATIDLGIKDLDSQGLDYIDFKLNGVSLQTISSGEYNRLRLALLSAIAKLDIDENGILFLDEIDANLSGKESEAIAKVLISLSKNYQIFAISHQIQLTSSADQHFLVEKNNDISTVRELQKNEKIVEIARMISGENVTNEALNFAKNLIKE from the coding sequence TTGATAAATAGAATATATATTAAAAATTGTTTAAGTTTTAAGGAAGTTGAACTAGAGTTTAATAGAGGATTAAATATTTTTACAGGACCAAGTGGAGCTGGAAAATCTATATTAATGCAAGAGTTTTTAGCACTTTTTGGTTTAAATGAGATAAAAAGTGAAATGGCTGAACTAACAATCAATAATTCAAAAATAAAGAATGAAGAGTTTGATATTAGTTTTGAAGAAGATATTACTTTAAAGAGTATTAAAAAAGATAAAACAAGATATTTTCTAAATAGTCAAACAATATCAAAAAAATCTTTAGCAGATATATCAAATTCACTTATAAAATATTTAAGTTTAAAAGATACAAGTGATTTCAAAAGTGAAGTATTAATTGAATTTATGGATAGATATGCAAGTAAAAACTTTACAGGATTTACTAGTTTAAAAAATGATTTTGATACAAAATATCAAGAGTTTGTAGAAGTAAAAAAAAGATTAGAGAAATTAAGAGAAGATGAAAAGAATCTTGAAGATTTAAAAGAGTTTGCCAAATTTGAGATATCAAAGATTGAAGAAGTTAATCCAAAACTTGGAGAGTATGAAGAATTAAATAATTTGAAAAAAGCTCTTGCAAAAAAAGAAAAAATAGAACAAGCAAGTAAAAAGGCATCACAAATTTTTGAAAGTACAAGTGCTGTAAATGAGTTATTAGAAGTGTTAGAACAAGATAGTAGTTTTTTTGATGAAGCGATTAATGAATTAAATAATATTTTAGAAAAATCAAATGATACATTAAGTGAATTAGAAGATATAAATATAGAAGAGACTTTGACAAGAATTGAGCAAATATCAGCTTTGATAAAGAAATTTGGTTCAATAGAAGAGACAATTTTATATAAAGAACAAAAGCAAAAAGAGCTAGATTCATACAATAATATTAGTTTTGAAAAAGATGATTTAGAAAAGAGATACAAAGAGCTTTTTGAACATGTAAATAATCTAGCTAATATGCTTACAAAATTTAGGAATCAAAGTCGAATAACTCTTGAAAAAGGTGTAAATGAGTATTTGGAATTTTTATATTTAAATAGTGCAACTATTGATTTAGGAATAAAAGATTTAGATTCTCAAGGATTAGATTATATAGATTTTAAATTAAATGGTGTCTCTTTACAAACAATTAGCTCAGGTGAATACAATAGATTAAGATTAGCACTTTTAAGTGCAATAGCAAAACTAGATATTGATGAAAATGGAATACTTTTTTTAGATGAAATTGATGCAAATTTAAGTGGAAAAGAGAGTGAAGCAATAGCAAAAGTTTTAATAAGTTTAAGCAAAAACTATCAGATATTTGCAATATCTCATCAAATACAGCTAACTTCAAGTGCAGATCAGCACTTTTTAGTAGAGAAAAACAATGATATATCAACTGTAAGAGAGTTGCAAAAAAATGAAAAAATAGTTGAAATTGCAAGAATGATAAGTGGTGAAAATGTTACAAATGAGGCACTTAATTTTGCTAAAAATTTAATAAAAGAATAA